Below is a window of Malania oleifera isolate guangnan ecotype guangnan chromosome 1, ASM2987363v1, whole genome shotgun sequence DNA.
AGTCCTCCATGGCCTCCCGAAGGGCGATGACCGGAACTGGTGGATAAAGGCGTAGGGTTTCCTTGACGAGGGCTTGGAGGTAGAGAAGGTTTCCGATGTCTGATTCATCCACATGGCGGTCGTTTCCAACGTGGACGTCCAGCTCATGTTGGGCCCTTTTCAGGACTTGGGGATTGTTGAGGAGTAGAGATAGGGCCCATGTGAGAGTGACCGTGGTGGAATCGCTTCCTGCGAAGATAAGATTCTgcccaaaaatttataaatatataattgaaTAAAAAAAGAGACACGGCTAGCCCATTAGAATAAGGATGTGCCAGAAATTAGAATGGGTCTCCATGTTTTTGGCACAACATGTGAGGCAACAGTGTTCGCTTGCCATTTTCATTAATCAGGAGATGCCGCCAAAAAATTGTGATAAGACTTGCCGCTTCATAAACTTCCAACTGTATGACTAATCTGAACTACGTGTCTTCACACCCAACCACCGCACGTCGAGCACCGGAGAACTTGGGAGTGCTCAAATTTATATACGAGTCGCAAGGACCACAACGCAACAAGTGTGTGCTTACAGGCACATGTTCCAATTAATTGAGGCAAGTGCTTACTAGTTACAAGCAAGgtctaaaattttgattttgattaaaaAGAATACATATTAGTAAAGTATGAATTCTttaatgaaaatttcaaaaatattaatggGATCTCAATAAAAGTTTTAGAACtaaaatacaataaataaaaaagatgCAATAACTACAATATAATAATAACGTAAAATATATTAATTCAGTATAAAAAAATTCTTAAGTTATTCAAATATTACTTGAGATAGAATACAGATAATTTATGGCATAAATATATAGCAAAATAAAATGTCATAGCTTTGTGTaagttaaaattttcatataattacaAAAGTCTGGTGTAGGAATATAACTCATCTTCCTATAATAaaatgtttaattttaatttttttttaaaaaaaagagaaaaaattcaatttggattttgaatctcaaatttgaatttcaagaaaattccattctataattgaaaattttgagatttgGATAAATGTTGGATGATTCATGGAAATTGAAAGAAATTTAGTGAAATCCAATATCAACTTTATTTCAATTTCGAGGAGTGGACGGTGAAAGACCACAAAAAGAGCCcacaaatttcataaaaattgaGGAGCATACTTACCAGGCAAGTGGCTTTGATGACGGTGTCCGCATCAAAATCTGAAATATTTGCATCCTCTAGAATGTCGAGCATCACATCCATAAAATCCTGTTCTCCCTTGCTTTGATCTCCACCTAAGAGTCTCTTCCGTTTATGCTCCTCCAGCCAACCTTCAACCAGACCATCCAGTTCTTTTGCTGTTCTCTTCATGGCCTTCTTGTACCCCTTGAAGTCCATCCACCCAAGATACGGTATCGAATCCGACACCACGAAAACTCCAAACAGATAGGAGAAATTCCTTATCACTTCTTGGAACCTGAGTGCCTCTCCTTCTCCCTCGCGAACAGCAGTACTGCTGGCTCCAAAATACCTCTTCCCTACCACCATTCTCAATGCCAAATTATGACTCAAATTCCGAAACCATAGCTTCATATCCGCCAAAATTTTGTCCCCGACACACGCCTGATCATGTAGTTCTCTGAGTGAAGTAGTAAGCTCCAAAGCTCGAGTATGCTTGAGCATGTCAATCCTGCGGTTTGAGAGAAGCTCAATCATTGCAATCTTGCGCATCTCGCGCCAGTAAGAACCATAGGGAGCGAAGCCGAACATGGCATTATTGTAGCATAGTAGCTCGGAGGCAGCGATGCTTGGTCGGGTGGAGAAAACCTTGTCATGGTTGATGAAACACTCCTTGGCCATTTCCCAGCTGCTCAAAACCAGACCCTCATGGGAGCCAAGCCTTAAGGTGAAGATGGGTCCGTATTTGTCAGCCATGGCACCCAGTGTCTCGTGGATCAGCTGCCGACCACCCAAGAGATGAAGGTGGCCCATTACTGGCCAAGCACCGGCCGCTTGTGGTGCACATCTCTTCCTTGTCTCGCAGGCTGTACGGGACTTTGATTTGATGAAGTAGATACAAATAAACAGTGCGAGGAAGCTGGAAATCAGAGTGAGGGGAGATTGGAGTTGAAGAATAGGATTCATCAGAGTTGGCACAGGCAGTAGCAAGACAGGTTGCTTGTGTTTGTGTCTAAGCCGTTTGGAAATCCACGGCCTTTTGATAATATCACTAATGGTTGTCATTTTATTTCAAGATAAAATCTGTGGACTTTTGAAACCTTATCCTTGAGACCTTATCCGAGGCATAAGAGTTCAAGACATAACTCTTTTAACACTGAAGCTGACTTCTTATGACCACTGCTTCAGTCATTGTAGTTGTTTTTTTACCTAGCACTAAACTTTCAAACAGATACGAGGTTTGCTTTTTGAAAGACGTTTTTTGAAATATGCCCCATGTAAATGGGATAAAAGGTTTAGTAACCTAAATGCAGTGACTAGCCAATCGGGACTGGCTCCAAAATACTGATTCACGCACACAATTCTTCCCACCAAATTATATGTATCAAGTCCTCTAATCACTCCTCTATATCCACCACTTAACCTATACCTCTATGTAGACACTCATTTTGTCGAGGGCTGATATAACATAAATTGGGCAAAATTCATTAATACAACAAATgagaaaaatacaagaaaaataaaaataaaaattaaggaaaaatgaaatttctacattgaaaataaaaaaataaaaaataaaaaataaaataaaaaagtgggTCAGATGCTTGCACCTGCACACACATAAAAGAATGTTAGTTAGGAAATTGGAATAAAAGctaatttgatatttaaatgtgattgaataatttaaaattaattaatcaatcagATTAACCAATtagttttaagtttgattgattaatttaaaattaattgatcaatcaaatttaatccaGTTGCTTCCTTcaggcctataaatagagaacTTCATAAGGGTAAGGGATACACATATTCAGATACAGAGAAAGTAAAGAGAAGAAATTGTTCATTGAGAATTTTGAGGATTTAGAAGAGAGGTATGATGATTTGAAATTGAGAAGGAGAAGAAAGATAAAGGATTCAGAGGCTTGAATTGTGGGATCAGTAAAGGAGTAGTAGTGAAAGAGTTTAAGAAGGCTCGGACGAAGAAAAGGTTGCAGATTGGAGAATTCAGGAATAGagattggtatttttaaattctatatTTGCCTTGTTTAAATTCCTAGCAGGTTGAATATTGAACTTAAAACTCTGTAATTTAAGTTTGAGTTTGAATTAAATAGGAATTAACAaatcctaaaattttcctaaaatattcCTAAATAAAAACTGAATATTTGACCTGAATACCCATACCCATACTCATATTCGAACATAATAACCCGGATTCGAATGCCCCAAATCTAACCCAAATTCGGGTCAACTTGACCTGGGTCCTAATCAGCTGACCTGAAAACTTTGAGTTGGGTCAgttagccttgttggctacaatatcatatttaatgtgttttgatgatattaacatatttgtgtgttcctagtgtttttcctatctttgcagttATGGTTGGTAGAGGTACAAGTGGCAAATGCTTGAAGTACTGAGTAAGAGGCAAATATCGGACTTAATAGgtgtcaagaaggaaagatcaaatggacacatactcggaaggacccaagcacaaccggatgttttataattgttgaattatttgtaataagggttgtgtgagtggtaTGTTCAGTTTATAACTCTTGCGTTTTGattttgcatgatttctgagtaagagttgagcaatgcacatgcatattaggacacttgagtttataggattgcactaaagtcataaagacaaactcacctttcatggttttcaaagttaaacttaaagagtttgttaaatgaatcctaaactcaaacatggttttcaaagggacaagtttttaacatcttgattttacaaacattttcatacttggtctCAAATGTGtcaaaacgagtcttatgtcTTAAGGATGCAAAGAAAGTAAAGtaaattttcaataaaggacatactaagcatataagatatcaaaacgagttttcaaatatgttttcataaaacaagatatcttatattcatgggaaaactcacttggacaagttttaatcatcattagacttaatatatctCATATGCTTTTGTCCAaaaatgttttgagtcattaaaacactttttgataaggaaaaacaaagcaatcgtcactaccgcaGTGCAACATTGAGTTTTGAACACCTTTTGGtttttggggcataacttttgttgGAAAGGTCCAAAaaggatgatcttggtgtcactagaaagttaagacaaaatgccacaacttttatgttgatgactttttctaattcagggcactcattgacgaacacaagggattcatcgacgagtggcaGTGTGTGATTAGTTGACGAGTGCAGGGGACTAGTTAACGAGTCTTACAAGCAGAATGATGCTAACAGGTGGAAAACGACgagtttatcaaataaaatatcttttcttccccccaacgacTATTTAACGGCTCCTTTGACTCTtggactataaatacaagctattagacttgtattaacatggttttgaaggctcttgatcattcttagtgaaaaacatcttctTATACCAAAAATTaagcacctagcactttgcattgttgttcttcattcacaagtgttcattctctcttactctttaattgtgtttgattcattacttaagatatagtgtgaggtttgttttgtatttaatatttgctcatttgatgagcatcatattgtatttccatcatcttcttgtaaaggttttttgtgaatcgtttggtgaaggttctttatGAACCGAAGAGGCTCTTCGTGAGTGGGTAGAGATTTGTTCTtgagtgaaggctctttgtgagtgtggtagggatttgttctcgagttgtaaggcttctccgttggtgaaggagttccttagtagattgtggaatctttgggttggtcccaaggcgtggacgtaggcttggtgctgaatCACGTAAAGATACTGGTGTTAATTTTCTCTACCCTTTTCTTCTCTTTATTTtgtttgtcttgtgcatgatttaaatttacttatattgtgatataatttcttgtattttgcCAAGAGtctttattttgtagagaaatatgcattccgcgaaaagagtctattcaccccctctctagactatatactctcgGGGTTGGGAtgactaacaagtggtatcaagcGAGGCACTTGTATGATCagagtaaaatccagagcgtaaaagatcaaatggagtatttggtgaGTACCTCTTCATATGGATGATCCATTTATCAACCACCGATGTTCAATGGTTCAAACTACCACGCgaggaaaaatcaaatgtccgTGTTCATTCAAGCATACAacttggatttgtgggagatcatctccaaaggagacttcttcatcacaaagaaaaatgaggatattccaaagactTTATTGGAGCAATCACCAAGCGAAAAAATgttagttgaactaaattttaaagcaaaacatattattctttgtggtttaaatgatgatgtacatagtcttatttgtgaatgtgaaatcgcaaaagaaatttgggatgtacttgaaaacatctataGAAACTCATCTCAAAATGAACaaacaaaaatatgcatgctagttaaagaatttgagttgtttaaattaaatgatggtgaagaaatttcttccatgctcactcggttcacacacctcATAAATAACTTGAAAacatttggtagaatttattcattagaagattatattcaaaaaattctccaatctttacctaagtcatctatgaccattgaagaagcaaaaaatctagaaaaacttaagatagaaaatggtcttgtcttagaatcatcttgtgctaatcaacaagaaataattgaagataatgatattgcattcttcacaagagAACTTtagaaacttttaagtaaaataatgcaacaaaaagaaaaagaagagtcatgTATCGAATGTTGTGATTGTACTAACtctaggcatgacatgataaattgccccctaaatcaaaatgaagaaaattttctaaatggggatcataatatcataaatggtgctacttgagatcaaatcgatggattagccaccgatgatgaaaatgagaaagaagcacatcctcgcttcatggctaacgaacaagaagatgaagtaagttcagATGAGGAGAattatgcaccttcatatgatgaaattgtgaatagttgtgttaaattgtttgatgaattacttttagtaaaaaggaagaataaaaatgCTGAGAAAAAGCTtactttgtcaaaacaaatggaattttctatgaaagaagaaaatgaatcccttaaaaggaaaaatgaagaatttgttttaaattctcaaaaagagcatgaaacttagaaagaaaagataaaaaatttggaaggaaaattgtcaaaatccaaaggcaaggaaccttatctttgttctatcttgaaagaagaaaattgctctttaaaaagggaaaatgaggagcttatggaaaaagctcaaaaagaccatgaaattcttcaaaggaagtaggaattttgaaaaataaaattaaaaatgttttgaaagaaaatagtctcttgaaaaacaaagttgaaaatcatagtaaaataataagaggaaaagaaaacacaaataaattcttgggagttaaaagaaataacttttcgaaaaagaatttgaaatcctCTTGTAAATCACACGGTCATGCCTTGACAAGTAAAAATAATGCAATTAAGTCAAAACTCTCACATGAAAATaagatttgtttatattgtgaaagaaatcgTCATATGAGATATTTTTACCCATTTAGAGGAGTTAgatacaaagaaagaaaaatggaatgagtTGTAAAGAAAACCAACCTTTTGGGACCTATGGTGGAATGGGTACAAAAAGAAAACACATGAGCTCTTTGCATTGTTTCGTAAGggcctaggattaggaattaggtttaggtaTATTTAAACCCTACCTAGGTAAAAGTGTTTGATGAGCTCAAAgtgaaaaatcccaaattttgaattgtttaaattactttgttgggaacttttgaaaatcatgtcaatattgatgagttcaaattataaaaccagtgtgatgctttaattgtatatgtcattatcaattggtttctttttgaaaatgttggctattgtttatgggataaatagcatgtgcttcaagcttattaaatggaaataccttgtttttctcatataagttactaaggttttgaatttaagttcaaagacATGCTATGATtggtaaatccatctcttatggaaaagagatgtatttcttagtcacataatttgttttgatgatatatgctcttgtttgaatacatagtagaatatctaaacacactacaaaaaaattgatttttagtgacgaaattattagtgacggattcaattttgtcactaaaagtgggtattagtgacgattttagcaaccgtcactaatacgacactattagtgacggtttcaaatccatcactaatagtttcgtcactaaaactcgAAAAATATTGCGAGAAAACATTTTTTGCCTAGAAATTATttcggaaaaatattagcgacgatttctgtggtattagtgatgaattaaatccgtcactaaaagacacttattagtgacgaatttgaagattcgtcactattagccccttattagtgacggatttgggaaccatcactaatacttcttttatttaaaataatttttttaaaaaattatttaagagaattagtgacgaatttgaagattcgtcactattagtcccttattagtgacaaatttgggaaccgttactaatacttcttttatttaaaaaaaattattttagaatgtTAGTGATGAacttgaagattcgtcactattaaccccttattagggacgaatttgggaaccgtcactaatacttattttatttaaaaaaaataaaaaaaataattttaaagtattagtgacgaatttgaagattcgtcactattagtcccttattagtgacggatttgggaaccgtcactagtacttcttttatttaaaaaatataaaaataatttagttaataatattaatgatgaatttgacaaattcgcc
It encodes the following:
- the LOC131151909 gene encoding cytochrome P450 82A3-like → MTTISDIIKRPWISKRLRHKHKQPVLLLPVPTLMNPILQLQSPLTLISSFLALFICIYFIKSKSRTACETRKRCAPQAAGAWPVMGHLHLLGGRQLIHETLGAMADKYGPIFTLRLGSHEGLVLSSWEMAKECFINHDKVFSTRPSIAASELLCYNNAMFGFAPYGSYWREMRKIAMIELLSNRRIDMLKHTRALELTTSLRELHDQACVGDKILADMKLWFRNLSHNLALRMVVGKRYFGASSTAVREGEGEALRFQEVIRNFSYLFGVFVVSDSIPYLGWMDFKGYKKAMKRTAKELDGLVEGWLEEHKRKRLLGGDQSKGEQDFMDVMLDILEDANISDFDADTVIKATCLNLIFAGSDSTTVTLTWALSLLLNNPQVLKRAQHELDVHVGNDRHVDESDIGNLLYLQALVKETLRLYPPVPVIALREAMEDCTLAGFGISSGTRLIISAWKIHRDERSWPEPLEFRPERFLTSHRDTDVRGQDFELIPFGSGRRSCPGTSLALQVVHLTLARLLHCYNITTPSAGSVDMTESEGLTNLKATPLDVLLTPRLNSELYM